The sequence TTCAGTGCCTCGTCTCGCGTCTTCTTCATCGTGTGGCTCCTTCGGGAACTGCTCCCGAAAATCTCATCCGGGTCTGACGTCCAACCACGATTGCGAGGACGTCCGGATTTACCGCTGCTTGCATCCGCCGTTGGGCGGATGACGGAGCACCGCGGTGGCCGTCCGCTGATGGACGCGTCGTCGCCCGTCGAGCCATGCTGCTCGCCACCGTGTCCATCGACCTGCGCGCCGCGACGGCTGCGGACGACCCCTTCCTCTTCGCGCTGTACGCCAGCACCCGGGAGTCCGAGCTCGCGGCCTGGGGTTGGGCGCCCGCACAGCGCGACGCCTTCCTCCGCATGCAGTGGGTGGCGCAGTCGCACGACTGGGCCGCCCGCCATCCTCGCGCCGACCACCAGGTGGTGTGTCTCCAAGGCCAACCCGTGGGGCGCCTGCTGGTCGCGAAGGACGCGGCGGCGTGGCGGGTGGTGGACATCGCCTTGTTGCCCGCGCACCAAGGCCGCGGCGTGGGGACCCGGCTGCTGACCCAGGTGCGGGACGAGGCCGGGAAAGCAGGCGTCCCCCTCCGGCTGCGAGTGCTACGAACCAACCCCGCGCGCAGGCTGTACGAGCGCCTGGGCTTCGAGGTGGACGCCGAGCCTCCCGAGGAGGCCGCCGCCCCTTACGTCGCCATGACGTGGAACCCCGCACCACGTCAGGACTGATGCACAGCGGAACCATGCTCCGGAAACACGAACGGCCCGCGAGCTGATTGCCCGCGAGCCGCCCGCATCCCCCCAAACCGCCAGGACCTACAGGAACACGTTCTCCGGCGTGGGCGTGACAGTCCGGAGGTCATATCCGGCGGCACCCGCCTCGGACGGCTGAGGCGCGGCCAGCGTCCCGCCACCACCCGAGCCACCATTTCCACCGCACGCGCCGCCCCCACCGCCCGCGGAGATGGCCTGGCTTGCGCCCGTGGGATTCGCGGTGGCACCCGCGGCGCCCGCAGTCACGAGAATGCCGCCTGTCACGCTGGGCGTCGTGCTGGAGAGGAGCTGGACGATGCCACCGCCGCCGCCGCCGCCGCCGCCCTTGCCCGCGCCCCCCGCGTTGTTGCCAGCGCCACCATTGGCGCCCACCGCTCGGACGAATCCCCCCACGGTGATGGAGCCCTTGCCCACGAGGACGACGGCGCCCCCCGCGCCACCGCCCGAGCCGGGCAGGTTGGCGGCGGTTCCACCCGCCTCACCATTGGCATTGATGGCGCCCCCCGGGGGAATGCGGATCGCTCCCTGCGCGAGAATGACCAGGGAGCCGCCACCCCGGCCACCGGTCACACCGACCTGCTTGGCCCCCGCGCCGCCGCCCAGGCCGCCGGGTCGCAGGAGTTGCGCGGCCTGGAGCGGCAACAGCCCACGCCCTCCTT is a genomic window of Myxococcus virescens containing:
- a CDS encoding GNAT family N-acetyltransferase, which codes for MLLATVSIDLRAATAADDPFLFALYASTRESELAAWGWAPAQRDAFLRMQWVAQSHDWAARHPRADHQVVCLQGQPVGRLLVAKDAAAWRVVDIALLPAHQGRGVGTRLLTQVRDEAGKAGVPLRLRVLRTNPARRLYERLGFEVDAEPPEEAAAPYVAMTWNPAPRQD